From a single Bemisia tabaci chromosome 10, PGI_BMITA_v3 genomic region:
- the LOC140225693 gene encoding uncharacterized protein has protein sequence MNLLLALWLFCPSIENAKFQLLNQVELTPGALFRTSLYHDPYHLLAVDSETLIYMIDYNCATCSTTVIGVKKSSYFASYVYVKESKVIRKRTFDAAVGAAVARRLIGKKLPYDIRQCNKRKYRLYFLQGDATNHIYAQKLVTGDISKDCPMRRSLHHLTVADVENPNFELVADTFKRKLDDFKPYAKYDEYYGPESTLQNPRKIVRKKSSKESVR, from the exons ATGAATCTTCTGCTTGCTCTTTGGTTATTCTGTCCATCTATCGAAAATGCCAAATTCCAACTGTTGAACCAAGTGGAACTGACCCCCGGAGCGCTCTTCAGAACCAGCCTTTATCATGATCCTTATCATCTTCTTGCGGTCGACAGTGAGACTCTTATTTACATGATAGACTACAACTGTGCTACGTGCAGCACAACCGTCATTGGCGTCAAAAAATCATCCTACTTCGCTTCATACGTGTACGTGAAGGAGTCAAAAGTTATAAG GAAAAGAACATTCGACGCGGCCGTGGGAGCTGCGGTTGCGAGGCGGCTGATCGGAAAAAAACTGCCATACGACATCCGGCAATGCAATAAACGGAAGTACCGTCTGTACTTCCTCCAAGGCGATGCTACCAACCACATCTATGCTCAAAAATTGGTCACGGGCGATATCTCAAAAGACTGTCCGATGCGACGCTCTCTCCACCATCTCACAGTCGCGGATGTCGAGAACCCCAATTTCGAACTGGTGGCCGACACGTTTAAACGTAAGTTGGACGATTTTAAACCGTACGCCAAATACGACGAGTACTACGGCCCTGAGAGTACTTTGCAGAACCCGCGTAAGATTGTCCGTAAGAAAAGTAGTAAGGAGTCGGTCAGGTAG